Within Buteo buteo chromosome 10, bButBut1.hap1.1, whole genome shotgun sequence, the genomic segment CTGCCTGTGTCCTATGAGACAATATTTAAACTGGTTGAGTAACCCAGAAAGTGAGGCCTCGCGGTGTGACGTTCACGCTGGCAGGGCAAGGCAGGTTGCTGCAAAAGAAGACGGCAGAGATGGTGGTGGCAGAGTCCGAGCAGATAGCACCCCATCTTTGGTCTGCACAGATAGCCACATGGTAAAAGGGAGGTGGCATCAGCTTTCCACCTCTGATAATCATGCATTTAAGGAGAGAAGAGGGTGGGTTCACAACTTGATTTGCTCTACGTGGTTCTCAAGGCCGAAGGGCTGAGTGGGAGCCATGCCTGGCGAGCGAGGCGTGATTTTCGTGGTGCTCAGTGCTGGTCCGTCAGCTCTTGCAGGGGGGACCGGTGGTGGGAtgcagcacaggctgccccccctgccccacgtGTCCCACAGCACGTGAGGAAGCCTCGTGACGTCATGCGAGGCTGGTGACATTTAATGAAGGCAGTTGGAGAAAGGAAATCATTTTAGACCAGAGGTTGCACTTTTATTTTAGGAATCCTGGCCACTGTCGTGCGGCATATTACAGCCAGCAATCACCAAGGACGTCCTAAAGCAGTGTGAGTGCTGCACATCAGTGGTGATTCCTTGCTGTGATCTGTATCACATACACAGTAcaatgtgcttttcttttgatttgatGCTAAAAAGACAGCTACAGCTCCCTGATAAAGTGattgcatttcagtttaaaaaaaaaattaaagtaatgaTCAAATCTTGAAATTTGGATTGTGAATATATCCTTGTAAGAAAGAATTTATTAATTGCAGACTGACCTTACAGATTTAAGGTTATTATTAGTTTATACCTtttacctgaaaaatatttccagtttgTAAAGGTATATTTTGTTACATTGCTACGTTTTGCCCTTTACCATGTAGGGGAAAAATATTCATGATCacactgaaaatgtgaaaaattataCTTTTAGAAATCCATAAGTGAATACTTGCTTTGAAAATCCTCAGTCTCTGTAAAGAAGAggattaaaacaaagcagaaacgGAGAAGAGACTACTGCCTACTTTTGACTTATTTAAATATGCACAGAGCTTCCTCCATTTTAATCTTCCTTATGAAAAGATGGCTGTGTTACTAAAGCTGGCAACCCCTCAGAAACCAGCATCATTTTTTTGTCGTACAGTTCAGCTGAGCAAGGCTGATGTGGAGTGGGGACCCCCTTCAGCCAACTAAGCAACCAGGACGATTCATAATTCATAAGTGCTTCCAGCCATCCAGCTGAATACATTTGGATTAGTTCTCGTTTCTTCGTGCAATCCCTGATTTCATTATTCTCTCCTGCGAGCAAATACACCCACGTTCAGCCCTCTGCAAAGATGCTATGCCAAGCTTGGCTTTGTCTGGGATTAGCAACTGCCGGGCTTTGGGGGATCTCTGGCTTTGATGAacgctgattttttttattgactGGGGAAGGGGGGTGTCCGTGTGCCCGAGGAGCTCTCCTGTCTGACCGGCAATTTCTCCGTGAGGATTTGTGGACGGTAGCGTGGAGTTTTCCAAAATGCCTGAAGCAAACTATTTGTTATCTGTGTCTTGGGGTTATATTAAGGTGGGTTTAAATCCTGAAGGTTTATGAATGACTGTTTTTTTGTGCTGTATTGCTTGGATAAAACCTCTATAAGGAAAACATGCCTTTTAAATGGTTCTTTATGTGTACTGTATGGCAAGAGATAAACATATGTGTGTACTGTGCATGCGGCGTACATgtatgtaaatttttttctcctttgggaaTTCACTGTTGCGGGATGAAATGATGCAGCAATGAAAATGTGTGATTAGAAAATTAGGAGGATCATAGCATGTATATCTGGGTGAACAAATGCTTGAATCCTACATTTTACTGTAATGATCCAAGCAGATCTTCAGATCTATGGcatatttcttctctgttttgttctgAACGTATGCAGCTGCTTTTTACTTGCATAATTCAAAATGGAGCAAACTTataaaattcagaacaaaagaaGGTTATAGGATGTGGAATTTAAAATCAATACAAGAATTTGATCTTTCAGAGAGACTACCTGAAACGTTATCTTCTCATTTGTTACAGTAAAAACTAATATGCATCCTtggaggaaattaattttgcagtttagtgtactgaaaagaaatatctaGTCATGATGATGCTGAACAGTATCTAAATGAAACCATATGTCATTGACTCCGTTCCAAATGTCTCcagaattttgcttttagcAGCTTGTTTGTGGACTTGCTTGTGATAAAGCTGTATTAATTTGGAAGAGCATTCAGAAAAATGCCATCTTTGTGTATgtgcttttcccctcccagtTCAAGAGGATGCTGAACCGGGAACTGACACACCTCTCCGAGATGAGCCGCTCTGGCAACCAGGTGTCCGAGTACATTTCCAACACTTTCCTGGGTAAGGCGTCGCATCCCAAGCTTTCGGGTGACTCAAAGATAACGATTAATGGCAGTCTAACACCCACCAGTCAGTGCTTGTGCCCAGCGTTCCTTTGGGACAGAGCATTATTTAAATGCTTCgatttttcactttcaaaatggATATGGGGAGGAAAATAATACAGTGTTTGAGTAAGCCTATCCACAGAAGAATTCCCTCAGCAaatcaaaagatttttctgttcagattGAATTAAGCTATTGGTAGCTGCATTATGCAATATTTGGTTTTTGTGTTGACCTTATGGAAAGGACAAAGTCACACAAGCCAAACTGCATACTCTCATCTTTGCAACTACTGCCTCATACAGCTGCATCTTCCCCCTTCAGAGACAGCATTCAGACAAGTAGGTTGAGCCCAGACATTTTATATATCATATAGTTTCTCATTTTGCACTGGAAGTCAGAATGAAGAGTAAAGAGAATATTTTGCATGTCATTAGTTTTATTGGAGCTCATAGGACTACTGGCATGAATTAATCCTCTGTGTTTACAAAATAACCTTGctatgaaaaatataattttctgtgttttcaagcAGCTTTAGAATTTGTGACCATTTGCAGATAAAACGAAGCTTAGCACAGGACCCTCGTATACATATCTCTGAGTCCAACAGCTTCAAATGCTGAGTGTATGTGGGATGCCAGAGCTCGGGGGGGACTCATGCCCTGCGGTTAAGATGGCCCAGAACGCATTCACTGTATGACACGCAATTATTTCCATTAAGGGATTTTAAAGTGATTTCAATAGCCAGTTGCAACTGGAACTACCGCCTGCATTTAGGACACATCACATCATTAATAATCCATGTAAGTCTGTAGCTGCTTTGTGGGAATCCATTGGCCCTGTCTTATCGCTTAGCTTAATCATGACATCCAGAACATGAATTAATAGAGGGAATAGAAGCAAGACTGCCTAGCTGCCAGCCAGCAGGCCACTTCTTCAGCTGGAGAGCCTGGAGCGTACACAGCGCGCCGGGGAGCATGACCACCATGGCATTTTCAGGGAGTTTGTTGTTCATCAGCTCTTGCCAGTAGGCATATGTCTCTGGAGCAGgatgtgctgcagcagaaatacTCAATGCGGCTTGATACTGTGGACCTGATATAAAACTAATAAATCCCACATACACTCAAGTTAGTGGAGCCTGTATCTCAGCAGGGGCTTATTAGCTGAAGCCACTGCTGGTCCTAATGGGGCCGTATTATTCCCCATACTCAGGCTGGGTCAGGTAACTGCATTTCCCTTTGCAGGTCTTGACAATGGTCTTGTTCATTCCTATTCTGCTTCTTCTCACATGTTCTGTAATGGTGATGTCCTCACTATTTTGTGGCAGTATGAAGGCCACTCGACGACTTAGGGCCGTGTTAAGGCTGAGTGGTACAGGCTCGCCAGATTGGGCCAGATTGCAACTTGATTgctcatattaaaaataaacgagcaaagcttttaaaaggatcttaaaagcttttttagGAAGTCATGCTGTTACATTTTTATGAATTActctctccccgcccccccccccccccccccaatttggtttaaaattaaatgaacaCACAAAATATCAGGAGTCTACAACTGCAGAAGTTGAACAAACTCTCAACTTTATTAAATGAGCTGAGGAAGGCACCAAGATGCGATGTCCTCTGCAGAGGGGCCAGTCCTGCAGTCACCATTTGGTCAGTGTGAGCAAGGACACAAGCTTTAGATCCGTTTGAAGGACAAAGATGAAAAACGGTGGGTTTATCGTTAGCCGCATCACATAAATGGGGAAGATCATGATGGCCTTTCAGCACATGCCTTTTCCTAAAGGTTGAGGGGTGTTGCTGCCGCCACCACCACTGTGGGGACGTGATTTAATAAATTAGAGATGTATGTTCAAGAATGTCCATTTTACGCTGCCTTAGTGTTAGTCATTGCTAAGGAGATTATATAGAGGAAAGTCCTTCTGTTGTTCAGCAAAAACACACAAGGGAAACACCCATTGATGTCAGCTTGAGTGTTGCTGTGAATAATGGCTTCCTTCTTAATTGCAGTGTTGCAGACTCACTGGTAGTTcttatttcagagatttttaattAAGCCAAGGCAAAAGTAACTAATGCCTAGATGCCTAGTCCCTCCAAAGGTCCTCAGAGATGCAAAGGTGCAAAGAGATTATAGTAGCCTTTTCTAAAAGtccatgaaaaaaatggttAGTATGAAAGTAATGAGCCACTGTATCTCCATTTTAATGCAGCAAATAAATCAGTAGTAAAGGCAGTAAGTAGCATATGAGGATAGATGTATTTATTAAACACATCTCCACAGCAAAGTTTGTGCCCCACTAGGTACCTACTTAATGTGCACTAATATTGTTACTATCTCTGAGCATGACAATAGTAATATGGCCTGTGCATTTATGTTATTCTATACATATTTGTAAAGAGCAAACGTTTAATAAATCAGTGACACCAATTTATTATTGGGTTGGTGTTTTAAGAGCAGGGGGTATGGAGATGTGTTCGGCCCTTATAAACATCAATAGAGTGAACGTGAAAATACATGCTGATATACTTCATTGAGGAAGAATGTGTTgtttgaatatatattttattttcctgaaaataggtaataaaaattaattgataCCTAGCTATAAGCAGAACCTGATGCCCTTCAGGCATGAAGAGCTAGCTCCTGGACATGTGCTGTGTCCCCAAGCGATGCAGCTTGAAAATGGCTACAATGAAAGCAGCCTGGTGCTTCATGTCCCAGCAGGGCTCAGTGGGAAGGTTCAGTCTTGCAGAGGGCAAACGGAGGTTATGTGactgttttgctttgatttcgGTTCAGTTCGGTCCCAAAATTAGAGAATGCCCCCAGCAGAAACACATGGGTTTGAACTGGTGTGCAGAGCCACTTAATCAGCAAAGCTAAGGGTTGATTTTAGGGGGTGTGATGGGTGCTCGCACTGCAAACAATGTTGACTCATTTCACCTTTATTTGTTACAGACAAGCAGAATGATGTGGAGattccttctcccacccagaaagacagagagaaaaagaaaaaacagcagctcATGACACAGATCAGTGGAGTGAAAAAATTAATGCATAGTTCAAGCTTAAATAACACCAGCATTTCACGATTTggtgtgaaaacagaaaaggaagaccATCTGGCCAAGGTATGACAGATTCTTGCAGTTCTGGGAGAATCAGTATTATCTGGAAGCCAGGGATGGACTGCTCCCTGCCTTGTAAAACTGGAATCGGTATCCTTGAAGTGATGAAGCCATTACAAATGCTGTAATTAATGGTACCAGGCCCCAACAGCATATTCTATGTTCATAAATCCCTTGAAAATAtccctaaaataattttaaaaatgtgatgaaGGCTGAGGATAGCAATTATCAAACACAGGAATGTGTAACAACGCGATCTCCAGCAAACTGGCTGTGGGGCCTTTGTCTCTGTCAGGGCATTTCTTCCTGCTACCTGGAAACACACATCACAAATAATTCCCCTGCCACACAGAGAAATGTCATCTCCTTGTACAAGTGCTTTGGCATCAGCCCTTCACAGTTACTCTGTGTTCGTGTGCTTTATTAAGTACGCATGTTCATGCGCTTAAATAATTACCATAATGAAGGTTGAATTTGCATCTTTTCAAACTTTTGGAAAATGCAAAAGACTTGGTGCAAGTGATAAATGCAGAATTGTCTTGAAGAATATTGTAACTATTCTCTTTTTGTCCTTTCAAAAGGAACTGGAAGATCTGAATAAGTGGGGTCTCAACATATTTAATGTTGCAAGGTATTCCCACAACAGGCCGCTTACCTGCATTATGTACGCTATATTTCAGGTTTGTGATTTTCTGATCAAATCTGCTCTTCTTTTACAACACTATTTTAGTTTCtaattgctttctgttttgttgccTTCTACAGTATGACATCCTTATTTGATATATGCTTGTATGCTTGTACCATTTATTATACAGGAGCGAGATCTACTAAAAACATTCAAGATCTCATCAGACACTTTTGTAACGTACATGATGACGCTAGAAGACCACTACCATTCGGACGTAGCTTACCACAACAGCCTCCATGCTGCTGATGTTGCTCAGTCCACGCACGTTCTGCTCTCTACCCCTGCGCTGGATGTGAGTTACCTAGTTTGAGCTAAGTGCTTTGTGTTGGGCAGTCATCTTAAAGTTGGCTTAAAGGTGGGGTGGCGGCTTAAAAGCACCACATTGTCTGTGTGAACCTAGGAGAAAAACCTTAAGCCGAGTCAATCACCAGTAGCACTCAGACTTGCAAAAAGCAGTGTGCTGCCTGCCCTTCTGAGGGCTCAGTTTACTTCCAGGGAAATCACCATTAAgaaatttcagcagcagctttgcctgTAATCTCTGTTTCATCTTAAAGAGCAGATGCTGCTTGTAGACCTTTCTTCTGAGTAAATGTCTTGTCCTcagaaaactgatttaaaaagcacaatttGTTTCTCTGAATCAGCCTCCCAAACTGCTGAGAGATAAAACATAAGGACTTTTCTGacaaattccttttttccttcctaggCCGTCTTCACTGATTTGGAAATCCTTGCTGCAATTTTTGCAGCTGCAATTCATGATGTGGATCACCCTGGGGTCTCCAATCAATTTCTTATTAATACAagtgagttttgtttcaaatacaATAGTAatttcatctgcaaacttgGAAAGTAatggaaatgcattttccatTACAGCGAGGTCACAAATTTTGACTTTCAGACTGCATTGCTTTCTCAAAATATTGTGCAGCAGACTAGTTAGATGGTTTGAAATAAAGCAGTAATTAAAATGAACTTCCTAACAAAGGAAGCTATTGTAGTACAATTTGCAGAGTGCCCGTGAATCTTGTGAATATTACTACTTGCTAACGCATAATAATTTTTCCACTCCTGAGTGCAAATTTTATCATTAATAGAAGATAAATAATGCTATTGCTATTGACAACAATAAAGCTAAATATTGTGGTTCATATTGTGTTCTGCAACAGGCTAAGCATGTATCTTGATTGCAAAATATGGGTATTGTTCTTTTTTGGAAAGTGTGTTTGCAGGATTCATGCTTTCTGTTGTCAGTGACTCTGAAGCCCGTAACTAAGTCAACCGAGCAAAGGGCTGTTTatattatatacatatgtgcTCAGATTAGAAAACCGCGCACTCTTGgcacacatgaagaaaaaactTTTCCCGATTTATTGCATACAGATAAACGTTCGGTACCAGGACAAGCATTTGCTATTTGAAATCACACATTTCACATGCTGGAGTCACATACTTGTGTTGCTTTGCTAGATTCCGAACTAGCCCTGATGTACAACGACGAATCTGTCCTGGAGAACCACCATCTTGCTGTGGGTTTCAAACTGCTTCAAGAGGAGCACTGTGACATCTTCCAGAACCTGACCAAGAAACAGCGTCAGACGCTCAGGAAGATGGTGATCGACATGGTATGAACTATGCACACACTGCTCCTcttcttaaacaaaaaagtgtCTTCTTTTTATGGTTGCCCATACTGAGATCCTGTTTTCACTTCTGTAAAGGTATTGGCAACAGATATGTCCAAGCATATGAGTCTGTTAGCTGATCTGAAGACTATGGTGGAAACCAAGAAAGTGACCAGTTCAGGAGTCCTCCTTCTGGACAACTACACAGACAGAATACAGGTACGTGTATTTTGTTCAGGATTGAAGAAACCATGCTCCTGTTTTACTGGGGCTTTTAAATGGATCATATATAGAAGCTACTGACCTAAATTTTCAGcaatcattttcttctgttctgcaCCACATAGAGGTACAAGGTGGTCCCATATCTTTTAGATAAAGGAGATTATGTTTTAACACTTGGAGCACAGAACTCCAGACATGCGCGTTCTTCTGAAGTTAATCTATAAGGCTGAGTTTTTGAGGGTTCCTGAAtttccttgctgctttcttccatttgtttctCCTGTCGAAAAAGTATAGCAAGATTGTTACAGCATTGCGAGATTGAAAGAATTTATAACTCCATACCTAAAGCAACTCTCTCACTGAGCTGAAATCAGTGATGTACAATCTGTTCCCTATATAATCTGATCCTTGATTTACAGAAATGACAAAGCAATACTGGAACAGGGCTGCATAGTCAGTAGGACAAGATACATCCTGATCTTCTCTCCACTTTGGTGGCCAACTTCTTAAGAACAGTCTCCTGGGAAAACTCTccctacatttttatttaagactGCTGATGTTAAAACAGGTCACTCTGTTGCTGTCTAAATCCTTGCGGCCACTGTTAGTCAGgcacatttttgtgtgtgtggaaggGATATTACTCATTTAATACAGTAGGAGCATTTAACCATCTGAGagcatggaaataaattttgaatGGTGGGAAGCACCTGCATTCAAAAACAAACTTGTATGATGTAATTGACATTGCCACAACTGCACCCCCTGTAAATATCAAGTTGTCTGAAAAACATATAGCACGTTTCACTTTGAAGTGGACCATAGCAGCTAGTCTCATATCCAGAGATGTTAcgatattaatatttttataggCTGTTGCATAATCGAAGAGTCTTGTGCTTAAATGTCCTGAATTAAGCAAGCAGATACAGCTTGAAACCATCCTCTATTTCCATTTGATTTTATGAGTTTTCTGATTAATGTAATCACAGGTTCTCCGAAATATGGTACATTGTGCAGACTTGAGTAATCCCACAAAGTCTCTGGAGCTGTACCGGCAGTGGACGGACAGGATCATGGAGGAGTTCTTCCAGCAGGGAGACAAAGAGCGAGAAAGAGGAATGGAAATCAGTCCAATGTGTGACAAACACACAGCATCAGTGGAAAAATCACAGGTAATTGGCCGTGAGCTGCATTTTTGTACTGCctaaacttgtatttttaaagcgGAGACAAAATTCATCTGCTTTCTCTAGCACAATTAGGCAAACAGCCAGCTGTTCAGAGGGTTGGTTCTGATTGACCCTGACATCCAGCTGTGCCTGAAGCTCATATAGACTGGCGAGGCTTTTCAGACTCCTTTATGTACCCCTCGGCGTCTCTTCATTTCCAAATGCGTGTTCGTCTTGCCCTGTTTGTGTCCCAGTTTCCAGAATGAGTTGGTTTCCTTTTGTTCCCCAGGCTTGAAAAGTGCAATTCTgatctccccttccttctgccaGGTCTATTCTGCTTTCACACCCTCCAGCCTCCTTAATTAGCACCTCCTAAACCTACTGACATCATGCCCTGTGTTAGACATTTATAGCAATGCCAGCCCCATTGAACTGCAGGTTTAGGAGCTTCTCCCAGCTGAGAGACACTGGAACTGGACTTCTCCACTTCAGGACACTGGAAAAGTCTGGATGTCAGTTGTTATTCAGTCTCGTGCAGAACAGTTTTGCAGTTGCGTGATCTAGCCGGTTAAGTTAGAGGTCTGATGGAGCTGCTGTGTGCTGGGTGAagtcaaagaaatatttatttatgtcaATACAAACCTTAAAAGGAACTggatatatcttttttttttgagattaaCTGGCTCATCCCTAGTTCTAATTCATAGATTAAACAGTTACAAGGTCAGATTTTGTTCTGACCTGTGTAGCAGAGGGCGTAAAATTTAACCCGGTTAGTCTGTAATGCAGCCGGTAATTTATGTTTGCCTAAACGTATTCCAGTCTTTATATAATGGTGTcttggttgttgtttttaaatgactttAGCAAGTCATCATTGAGGTTTTTCAGCTTGAATAAGTAACAAAATTGATGATAATTATTTCCAAATGTCCTCTTGCGCTAAGCCAAGTGGTTTCAAAATTATTCATTCAACCGCATGGTGATTTTGTTGGAAAAATCTGTCTTATTTGTTAACCTAACAAGAAATGAATCCTTTGGCCAGGCTTGGCCAGAAAATGCCCATGTGCTCCGCATGTGAGCtccaattaattttttgtttcacataCGCACTTCACAGAGGtttcaaaatggcatttttgcTATGCAAAAGGAACAGGGATTGCACAAAATGGCTACCATTGAGATCCCAACTAGTGGCAAAGGAGAACGGGAGGTGGCATGGCCGTTCTGGAGTGAAACAAGGAATTGGTTGGAAGATAGTATGCAAGTATTGCAAAACTCTAGATGTTGCCTCTttacatcaaaatattttaagatcgGTGCTCAGCCACCTGGCCAGCTATTCCGTGATTTGGGATGTTTGTTTAAAGGAACAATGTTTAAAGGAACTTCGCTGGTTACGAAGTGACCAATCTCTAGCCATGGGTGCTGTATAGCCCTTGAGCATTTTGGGTGGTGGTGAAGCCATCGGCTAAccatacagaattttttttcactttaaaagtgCTCCGGAACATGTGCTGCAGGAAATTTTCATCACCTTTTTGTTTAAGCTGCCTCAACAGTATGTTACAATTGAATGTTAATGGTTCTATTGACATCCTGTTGTGTCTGAAGGAGGCATGTGTGATTTCCAAAGCAAACATCTGCACGTTGAGTCTGGCCCCTCTGAGAGccattttcctgctgcacagaaATGTTGTCCAGCGGAGCGAGGAGAGAAGTGACACATTCTGCCAAGACGGAAGAATTTCAATCCTCTTTATGGCCATTCAGTTTTCTCCATCCTGGACGTACGTCCTCTTAGTCAGACAATTGAAAAATGGTTTAACTCAGAGCTTACGCGCCAACCGGCGGAAGGACTGACGGACTCGGCCACAACCCTCAATGTTTCCACCGCTGGCACGTCACTCCATGGGAGTCGGGCAACAGCGGTCTGGCCGCCTTCGTGCAGGAGGAGCACTTCTTGGGATGAGCTGACCTGCTTTCTGCactctttccaaaacaaaatgaaaggaaaggaaatctcTACCAGGGCCAGCTCCGCAGAGAAGCACGGTGGCTGCTTTGGCAGAGTAGAggagaaatgctgaaatgtttaAAGGTGCAGGACCATGAAACAGTTCAGGATAGGTACAAACTACACACCATAGTAAAATATGCCTGAAGGTCAAACTTCAGTCCGTAAAAGCAGTGGCATTCGGTGCTAGGGCGGGTGGAGCACTGGCGTTTTCACAGCCGCCAGCCACATCAGTATGCTGGGGTAACGGCAGAGCTGCCGTAAATGCACCAGCCTTGTCTGCAGTCACCAGGGAATCCTATCGGAGAGACAGCAAACTTTCTCAGTGCTTAGCGTAGAGGCAATGATCCTCTAAAATGCCTCTCTGCACTAACAGCTGGTAAGAGGCATCCCTCAGTGGGATGTTCTGTCTTCAGAGCGATGGCTTACCCTGACTTCTGCAGGGCAGGTGTTGATCCGCTGGTCGGGAAAGGATGTCTACGGGGATATTTAAAATCACGCATGCAGCCAGGGATGGGATTGGCAGTTCCATCACTGAGTTTCCAGGTGGCTCCTGCTTGTAGTTAAACTTTCATCCAAGGTTTGATTTTGGACAAGACGTCAACCTAGCCCAACGTTGTAGGTGCAGCTTTGGGTATCAGATGATTGTGTCTGCAGTTAGACTGTGCTGGTTTGGGAACTTGCTCTGGGGCGGGTATTTTGCTTGTAAAAATCATGTATTAACAGCATTTGAACTTACTAGACACCCATCTGCCTCTAGCCATTCGCCTCCCCTAAGCATGCATGTTCCTGTGTTTCTCAGGTGGGATTCATTGACTACATCGTCCATCCGCTCTGGGAGACGTGGGCTGACCTGGTGCAGCCCGACGCCCAGGACATCCTGGACACGCTGGAGGACAACAGGAACTGGTACCAGAGCATGATACCTCAGAGCCCATCTCCTCCGCTGGAGGAGCGGGGCAGGGACTGTCAGAGCCTGATGGAGAAGTTCCAGTTTGAACTGACGCTGGAGGAAGAGGATTCGGATGGACCAGAGAAGGACGGCGAGAGCATCGGCTACTTCAGCAATACAAAGACACTCTGCGTGGCCGACCCGGGGGAAGAGGACCCACAGAGGGAGGCGAACATAGAAATTGTGACAGAAGATACGTCTCCTGTCGACACATAATGTCCTGTACCCGTGTGAGTGGATTTTAAACACTTAATGAGCATGCAAGCAGTCTGATGGACTAGCCTGCAGCCTGGGTCTGAGGCCTGTGTCTAACATTGGCTAAAAGATCTTCCCAGCTACTTGAGATTGGAGTCAGGGTTAAAGATCGTGTAGTGAATGATTGCTCAGGAAATTAACAGGTGATTTACATTGTGGTTTAAACCTTGTCAGCTAAGAGCATGGTGTTGTCCTGGAGCTGGCTTGGGTTGTGACTGAAGAGTAAATGACACACAACTGAGAGATTTTATACTGTTAGTTTTGGAATTTATACCAGTTAGACTGATAGAAACTACTGATTAATAACTCTCCATATAAAACCTGTCCACCTGACCACCTGTCTGCAGACCTGTGTGCCTTCTTTGTAAACACTTTCATGTCTTTTCAAGAGTC encodes:
- the PDE4B gene encoding 3',5'-cyclic-AMP phosphodiesterase 4B isoform X2, with translation MTAKDSSRELATPESEIYIRTFKEQMHLELELPKLPGNRPTSPKISPRSSPRNSPCFFRKLLVNKSIRQRRRFTVAHTCFDVENGPSPGRSPLDPQASSSSGLVLHTTFPGHSQRRESFLYRSDSDYDLSPKTMSRNSSLPSEQHGDDLIVTPFAQVLASLRSVRNNFTLLTNLHGTSNKRSPATSQPPVSRVNLQEEPYQKLAMETLEELDWCLDQLETIQTYRSVSEMASNKFKRMLNRELTHLSEMSRSGNQVSEYISNTFLDKQNDVEIPSPTQKDREKKKKQQLMTQISGVKKLMHSSSLNNTSISRFGVKTEKEDHLAKELEDLNKWGLNIFNVARYSHNRPLTCIMYAIFQERDLLKTFKISSDTFVTYMMTLEDHYHSDVAYHNSLHAADVAQSTHVLLSTPALDAVFTDLEILAAIFAAAIHDVDHPGVSNQFLINTNSELALMYNDESVLENHHLAVGFKLLQEEHCDIFQNLTKKQRQTLRKMVIDMVLATDMSKHMSLLADLKTMVETKKVTSSGVLLLDNYTDRIQVLRNMVHCADLSNPTKSLELYRQWTDRIMEEFFQQGDKERERGMEISPMCDKHTASVEKSQVGFIDYIVHPLWETWADLVQPDAQDILDTLEDNRNWYQSMIPQSPSPPLEERGRDCQSLMEKFQFELTLEEEDSDGPEKDGESIGYFSNTKTLCVADPGEEDPQREANIEIVTEDTSPVDT
- the PDE4B gene encoding 3',5'-cyclic-AMP phosphodiesterase 4B isoform X10 encodes the protein MTAKDSSRELATPESEIYIRTFKEQMHLELELPKLPGNRPTSPKISPRSSPRNSPCFFRKLLVNKSIRQRRRFTVAHTCFDVENGPSPGRSPLDPQASSSSGLVLHTTFPGHSQRRESFLYRSDSDYDLSPKTMSRNSSLPSEQHGDDLIVTPFAQVLASLRSVRNNFTRLAKRECFGSSLSGPLEHPDYMSVCLFAEEPYQKLAMETLEELDWCLDQLETIQTYRSVSEMASNKFKRMLNRELTHLSEMSRSGNQVSEYISNTFLDKQNDVEIPSPTQKDREKKKKQQLMTQISGVKKLMHSSSLNNTSISRFGVKTEKEDHLAKELEDLNKWGLNIFNVARYSHNRPLTCIMYAIFQERDLLKTFKISSDTFVTYMMTLEDHYHSDVAYHNSLHAADVAQSTHVLLSTPALDAVFTDLEILAAIFAAAIHDVDHPGVSNQFLINTNSELALMYNDESVLENHHLAVGFKLLQEEHCDIFQNLTKKQRQTLRKMVIDMVLATDMSKHMSLLADLKTMVETKKVTSSGVLLLDNYTDRIQVLRNMVHCADLSNPTKSLELYRQWTDRIMEEFFQQGDKERERGMEISPMCDKHTASVEKSQVGFIDYIVHPLWETWADLVQPDAQDILDTLEDNRNWYQSMIPQSPSPPLEERGRDCQSLMEKFQFELTLEEEDSDGPEKDGESIGYFSNTKTLCVADPGEEDPQREANIEIVTEDTSPVDT